From Salvelinus fontinalis isolate EN_2023a unplaced genomic scaffold, ASM2944872v1 scaffold_2465, whole genome shotgun sequence, one genomic window encodes:
- the LOC129850908 gene encoding protein bicaudal D homolog 2-like, translating into ALAESMNHHKRAAADGETREECLLQETASKEAAMATSMAELQAELRQARITLGNAHAEIDRLAGLSSQLKKECECWEAEKGHMRNEMKEYKVRELRQLQDNSELEEENTCLQKQVSVLKQNQVRVSPFSPLTSLIINHRNRMNRKGVSIQVNFI; encoded by the exons gcTCTGGCAGAGTCTATGAACCACCACAAGCGTGCAGCAGCAGATGGGGAGACCCGGGAGGAGTGCCTGCTGCAGGAAACTGCCAGCAAGGAGGCTGCCATGGCAACCAGCATGGCTGAGCTTCAGGCCGAGTTACGGCAGGCGCGTATCACTCTGGGCAACGCTCACGCAGAGATCGACCGTCTGGCTGGCCTCTCCTCCCAGCTAAAGAAG GAGTGTGAGTGTTGGGAGGCGGAGAAGGGCCACATGAGGAATGAGATGAAGGAGTATAAGGTGCGGGAGCTCCGGCAGCTCCAGGACAACAGTGAgctggaggaggagaacacctgtcTGCAGAAACAGGTGTCTGTACTCAAGCAGAACCAGGTCAGAGTCTCTCCCTTCTCACCACTCACCTCACTGATAatcaaccatagaaatagaatgaatagaaaggGTGTCTCCATTCAAGTCAATTTTATTTAA